In Triplophysa rosa linkage group LG7, Trosa_1v2, whole genome shotgun sequence, the following proteins share a genomic window:
- the LOC130556377 gene encoding probable ubiquitin carboxyl-terminal hydrolase FAF-X isoform X1, with protein MTATTRGSPVGGNESQGQSQAPESQNQTVLPQSQTPSPNSSNETSPVSAPEEQGQGVAPPTQEEEEPAFPHTDLAKLDDMINRPRWVVPVLPKGELEVLLEAAIDLSKKGLDVRCEECQRFFRDGLTISFSKILTDEAVSGWKFEIHRCIINNTHRLIELCVVKLAQDWFPLLELLAMATNPHCKFHIYNGTRPSESVPAGAQLEDNELFARPPDLRSPKGWLVDLVNKFGTLSGFQILHERFMGSQALNVQIIASLIKPFGQCYEFLTLHTVKTFFLPIVEMVPQFLENLTDEELKKEAKNEAKNDALSMIIKSLKNLASRVPGQEETVKNLEVVRLKMILRLLQISSFNGKMNALNEVNKVISSVSYYTHRHGNPEEEEWLTAERMAEWIQQNNILSIVLRDSLHQPQYVEKLEKILRFVIKEKALTLQDLDNIWAAQAGKHEAIVKNVHDLLAKLAWDFSPEQLDRLFDCFKASWTNASKKQREKLLELIRRLAEDDKDGVMAHKVLNLLWNLAHSDDVPVDIMDQALSAHIKILDYSCSQDRDTQKMQWIDRFIEELRTNDKWVIPALKQIREICSLFGEAPQNLSQTQRSPHVFYRHDLINQLQHNHALVTLVAENLSAYMENMRQFSKEHSAFDPQTVRAGSRYSHVQEVQERLNFLRFLLKDGQLWLCAPQAKQIWKCLAENAVFLCDREACFKWYSKLMGDEPDLDPDINKDFFENNVLQLDPTLLTENGMKCFERFFKAVNCREGKLVAKRRAYMMDDLELIGLDYLWRVVIQGSDDIATRAIDLLKEIYTNLGPKLQANQVEIHEDFIQSCFDRLKASYDTLCVLDGDKDSINCARQEAIRMVRVLTVLKEYINECDSDFHEERSILPMSRAFRGKHITLVVRFPNQGRQVDDLDIWSHTNDTIGSVRRCVLSRIKANSTHTKVELFIGGEVVDPADDRKLIGQLNLKDKTLITAKLTQVSSNMPSSPDSSSDSSTGSPGNHGNHYSDGPNPEVESCLPGVIMSLHLRYISFLWQIADLGCTLNMPLLRDGARVLMKLMPPDNTTVENLRAICLDHAKLGENSLSPTLDSRFFGPSPSQVLYLTEVVYALLMPASGTLGDDACDFQYNFLKSGGLPLVLGMLTRNNFLTNADVETRRGAYLNALKIAKLLLTAIGFGHVKAVAEACQPVVEGTNPASPINQATHDQALVLQNALQSIPNPTSECMLRNVAIRLAQQISDENFFQASKYIPDICVIRAVQKIVWASGCGMIHLVFSSNEEISKVYEKTNAGNEPDAEDEQVCCEALEVMTMCFALLPTALDALGKEKAWQTFIIDLLLHCQSKAVRQMSQEQFFLMATRCCMGHRPLLFFITLLFTVLGSTAKERAKHAGDYFTLLRHLLNYAYNSNINFPNAEVLLNNEIDWLKRIRDEVKRTSETGVEETILEGHLGVTKELLAFQTPEKKFYIGCEKGGANLIKELIDDFIFPASNVYLQYVKSGEFPVEQAIPVCSSPASINAGFELLVALAVGCVRNLKRIVDTLTDMYYLGCEALTEWEYLPPVGPRLPKGFVGLKNAGATCYMNSVIQQLYMIPPIRNGILAIEGTGSDIDDDMSGDEKQDNESNVDSRDDVFSYQQQLDDKPSLNKTEDRKEYNIEVLRHLQVIFGHLAASRLQYYVPRGFWKQFRLWGEPVNLREQHDALEFFNSLVDTLDEALKALGHPSMLSRILGGSFADQKICQGCPHRYECEESFTTLNVDIRNHQNLLDSLEQYVKGDLLEGANAYHCEKCNKKVDTVKRLLIKKLPPVLAIQLKRFDYDWERECAIKFNDYFEFPRELDMEPYTVAGVAKLEGDEVPLESQVIPENSPTESEPNGSSRYRLVGVLVHSGQASGGHYYSYIIQRHGSTSDGLKDRWYKFDDGDVTECKMDDDEEMKNQCFGGEYMGEVFDHMMKRMSYRRQKRWWNAYILFYERLDAAGGDGELLKYISELTLAPRPNQPKMPLAIEASVRKQNVQFMHSRMQYSLEYFQFVKKLLTCNSVYLNPPPGQDHLLPEAEEIAMISIQLAARFLFSTGFHTKKVVRGPASDWYDALCVLLRHSKNVRSWFAHNVLFAFPTRFSEYLLECPSAEVRGAFAKLVVFIAHFSLQDGPCPAPVTSSTKQACDSGTLSDHLLQAVLNLLRREVSEHGRHLQQYFNLFVMYANLGLAEKTQLLTLSMPATFMLVALDEGPGPPIKYQYAELGKLYAVVSQLVRCCDIFSRMQSSINGNPPLPNPCGDPSLTAPIMPLQQLVAEILFVRTSYVKKIIEDCSNSEETVKLLRFCCWENPQFSSTVLSELLWQVAYSYTYELRPYLDLLLQILLIEDSWQTHRIHNVLKGIPDDRDGLFDTIQRSKNHYQKRAYQCIKCMVALFTNCSVAYQILQSNGDLKRKWTWAVEWLGDELERRPYTGNPQYSYNNWSPPVQSNETSNGYFLERSHSARMTLAKACELCPEEEPDDQEAPDDHDASPPEDTTLYPHSSGTQYQQPNNHPHGQPYTGPAAQHMNNPQQPPQRPQESWEGTEETAPIQTEE; from the exons ATGACGGCCACAACCCGCGGGTCACCCGTGGGGGGCAATGAGAGCCAGGGGCAGAGCCAAGCGCCGGAGAGCCAGAACCAAACCGTCTTGCCCCAGAGccag actCCCTCACCAAACTCCTCTAATGAGACATCACCTGTCAGTGCACCTGAGGAACAGGGTCAGGGTGTTGCCCCGCCCACACAGGAAGAGGAGGAGCCTGCCTTCCCCCACACAGACCTGGCCAAGCTGGACGACATGATCAACCG GCCCCGCTGGGTGGTTCCGGTCCTGCCGAAAGGAGAGCTGGAGGTTCTGCTTGAAGCTGCTATAGATCTCAGTAAAAAAG GGCTTGATGTGAGGTGTGAGGAATGTCAGCGGTTCTTCCGTGATGGCCTGACGATCTCCTTCtctaaaatcctgacagatgaGGCCGTGAGCGGTTGGAAGTTTGAGATTCAT AGGTGTATCATTAATAACACTCACCGGCTCATCGAGCTCTGCGTGGTCAAACTGGCTCAGGATTGGTTTCCTCTTCTTGAACTGCTCGCCATGGCAACCAACCCGCACTGCAAGTTCCACATCTACAACGGCACGCGTCCGTCTGAAAGCGTCCCTGCAGGTGCGCAGCTTGAGGACAATGAGCTGTTCGCCCGCCCGCCTGACCTTCGGTCACCTAAG GGTTGGCTGGTGGACCTCGTCAATAAATTTGGGACTTTGAGCGGGTTCCAGATTCTACACGAGCGCTTCATGGGCAGTCAGGCTCTTAATGTCCAGATCATCGCAtctctcataaa ACCTTTTGGCCAATGTTACGAGTTTTTGACTTTACATACGGTGAAGACGTTTTTCTTGCCTATAGTCGAGATGGTTCCACAGTTTTTAGAGAACCTCACAGATGAAGAGCTGAAGAAAGAGGCCAAAAATGAGGCCAAAAACGATGCTCTGTCTATGATTATAAAGTCGCTGAAGAATTTGGCATCCAGAGTACCCGGTCAAGAGGAAACAGTCAAAAACTTGGAAGTAGTTCGGTTAAAGATGATCCTTCG GTTGTTGCAAATTTCCTCCTTTAATGGGAAAATGAATGCACTAAATGAGGTGAACAAAGTGATCTCCAGCGTGTCGTATTACACCCATCGTCATGGCAACCCAGAGGAAGAGGAGTGGCTGACTGCCGAGCGCATGGCT gaatggattcagcagaacaacattCTGTCCATTGTGCTGAGAGACAGTCTTCATCAGCCGCAGTATGTGGAGAAGCTGGAGAAGATCCTGCGCTTCGTCATTAAAGAGAAAGCTCTCACCCTACAGGACCTGGACAACATCTGGGCGGCACAG gCTGGAAAGCATGAAGCCATCGTCAAGAATGTTCACGACCTGTTGGCCAAGCTGGCGTGGGATTTCTCTCCTGAGCAGCTCGACCGTCTCTTCGACTGTTTCAAG GCAAGTTGGACCAACGCAAGTAAAAAGCAGCGGGAGAAGCTTCTAGAATTGATCCGCAGACTGGCCGAGGACGATAAGGACGGGGTGATGGCTCACAAAGTGCTCAACCTACTGTGGAACCTGGCGCACAGCGATGACGTCCCTGTGGACATCATGGATCAGGCTTTGAGCGCTCACATCAAGATCCTGGACTACAGCTGCTCTCAG GACCGTGACACGCAGAAGATGCAGTGGATCGACCGTTTCATCGAGGAGCTTCGGACGAATGATAAGTGGGTGATTCCAGCGCTGAAGCAGATCAGGGAGATCTGTAGTCTGTTTGGAGAAGCTCCTCAGAACCTCAG TCAGACACAGAGAAGTCCTCACGTCTTCTATCGTCACGACCTGATCAACCAGCTTCAGCACAATCACGCGCTGGTCACGCTGGTGGCTGAGAATCTGTCTGCGTATATGGAGAATATGAGACAGTTCTCCAAAG AGCATTCGGCCTTTGACCCTCAGACGGTTCGAGCAGGCAGCAGGTACAGCCACGTACAGGAAGTTCAGGAGAGACTCAATTTCCTGAG GTTTCTGCTGAAAGACGGCCAGCTGTGGCTTTGTGCTCCTCAAGCCAAACAGATCTGGAAGTGTCTGGCAGAGAACGCCGTCTTCCTGTGTGACCGCGAGGCCTGCTTTAAATGGTACTCCAAACTCATGGGTGATGAGCCGGACCTGGACCCGGATATCAACAAAGACTTCTTTGAGAACAACGTCCTGCAGCTGGACCCGACTCTCCTCACGGAGAACGGCATGAAGTGCTTCGAGCGCTTCTTCAAAGCTGTGAACTGCAGAGAGGGGAAGCTGGTGGCCAAACGACGGGCGTACATGATGGACGATCTGGAGCTGATCGGTCTTGACTACCTCTGGAGG GTTGTGATTCAAGGAAGTGATGACATCGCCACACGAGCGATAGACCTGCTGAAAGAGATTTACACAAACCTCGGACCAAAACTACAAGCAAATCAG GTCGAGATTCATGAGGACTTCATTCAGTCGTGTTTTGATCGGCTCAAGGCCTCGTATGACACGCTGTGTGTTCTGGACGGTGATAAGGACAGCATTAACTGTGCCAGACAAGAGGCCATACGAATGGTGCGAGTTCTCACTGTGCTTAAAGAGTACATCAATGAATGTGATAGTGACTTCCATGAGGAAAGAAGCATCCTGCCCATGTCCAG GGCGTTTCGTGGAAAACACATCACTCTAGTGGTGCGCTTTCCCAATCAGGGGCGACAGGTGGACGATCTGGACATCTGGTCACACACCAACGACACCATCGGCTCTGTGAGACGCTGCGTCCTCTCTCGCATTAAAGCCAACAGCACGCACACAAAAGTGGAGCTGTTTATTGGAGGAGAGGTGGTGGATCCAGCAGACGACCGCAAGCTGATAGGACAGCTGAATCTTAAAGATAAAACT ctGATCACAGCCAAACTCACTCAAGTCAGCTCCAACATGCCCTCCAGCCCCGACAGCTCATCTGACTCGTCCACCGGCTCACCTGGAAACCATGGCAACCACTACAGCGATGGACCAAACCCCGAAGTTGAAAGCTGCTTGCCTGGAGTG ATCATGTCCCTGCACCTGCGCTACATCTCCTTCCTGTGGCAGATCGCTGACCTGGGCTGCACATTAAACATGCCACTGCTGCGGGACGGAGCGCGAGTCCTCATGAAGCTCATGCCTCCAG ATAACACGACAGTGGAGAACCTTCGAGCGATATGTTTGGATCACGCCAAGCTGGGGGAGAACAGTCTTAGCCCCACACTTGACTCGCGCTTCTTCGGGCCGTCCCCTTCACAAGTGCTGTATCTCACGGAG GTTGTGTATGCCCTGCTGATGCCAGCCAGTGGAACACTGGGAGATGATGCCTGTGACTTCCAGTACAACTTCCTGAAGAGTGGCGGCCTTCCTCTTGTGCTGGGCATGCTCACCAGAAACAACTTCCTTACCAACGCAGACGTGGAGACGAGACGTGGCGCCTACCTGAACGCTCTCAAAATCGCCAAACTCTTGCTCACCGCTATTGGATTCGGGCACGTGAAGGCGGTTGCAGAGGCCTGCCAACCTGTGGTGGAGGGCACCAACCCAGCGTCACCG ATAAATCAGGCGACCCACGATCAGGCTCTGGTGCTGCAGAACGCTCTCCAGAGCATTCCCAACCCCACCTCTGAATGCATGCTGCGGAACGTAGCCATCCGTCTGGCCCAGCAGATCTCCGATGAG AATTTCTTTCAAGCCTCGAAGTACATCCCGGATATCTGTGTGATTCGAGCCGTTCAGAAGATCGTTTGGGCTTCAGGCTGTGGAATGATCCACCTGGTGTTCAGCTCAAATGAAGAGATCAGCAAGGTCTACGAGAAG ACGAATGCAGGGAATGAGCCGGACGCTGAAGATGAGCAGGTGTGCTGTGAGGCGCTGGAGGTCATGACCATGTGTTTTGCTTTGCTCCCTACGGCCCTCGACGCACTCGGCAAAGAGAAAGCATGGCAGACGTTCATCATCGACCTGCTGCTGCACTGCCAGAGCAA AGCCGTGCGTCAGATGTCACAGGAGCAGTTCTTCCTCATGGCCACTAGATGCTGCATGGGACACCGACCGCTTCTCTTCTTCATCACTCTGCTCTTCACAGTTCTGGGA AGTACGGCCAAAGAAAGAGCCAAACACGCTGGCGATTACTTCACCCTCTTACGCCACTTACTCAACTATGCGTACAACAGCAACATAAACTTCCCCAACGCCGAGGTGCTGCTCAACAACGAGATCGACTGGCTCAAGAGAATCAGG GATGAGGTGAAGAGGACGAGCGAGACGGGCGTCGAAGAGACCATTCTAGAGGGTCACCTGGGTGTCACCAAAGAGCTGCTGGCATTCCAAACCCCCGAGAAGAAATTCTACATTGGCTGTGAAAAGGGTGGCGCTAATCTCATTAAA GAGCTGATCGATGATTTTATCTTCCCGGCATCTAATGTCTACCTGCAGTATGTGAAGAGTGGCGAGTTTCCTGTGGAACAGGCCATCCCGGTGTGCAGCAGTCCTGCGTCCATAAACGCCGGCTTCGAGCTGCTGGTGGCTCTTGCTGTTGGCTGCGTCCGCAACCTGAAACGGATCGTCGACACGCTCACGGACATGTATTACCTAG GTTGTGAGGCGCTAACAGAGTGGGAGTATTTACCTCCGGTGGGGCCACGGCTGCCCAAAGGCTTTGTGGGTCTGAAGAACGCGGGAGCCACGTGCTACATGAATTCAGTCATACAGCAACTGTACATGATCCCACCCATCCGCAACGGCATCCTGGCCATCGAGggcacaggaagtgacatcgaTGATGACATGTCTGGAGACGAAAAGCAGGACAATGAG AGTAATGTGGACTCCAGGGATGATGTGTTCAGTTATCAGCAGCAGCTGGATGACAAGCCCTCTCTTAACAAGACTGAAGACCGTAAGGAGTACAACATCGAAGTGCTGCGACATCTGCAGGTCATTTTCGGTCACCTGGCAGCGTCCCGTCTGCAGTACTATGTGCCCAGAGGATTCTGGAAACAGTTCAG GTTATGGGGAGAACCAGTGAATCTAAGAGAGCAGCACGATGCCCTGGAGTTCTTCAATTCACTGGTGGACACTCTGGATGAGGCGTTGAAAGCCCTCGGCCATCCCAGCATGCTCAGCAGGATCTTGGGTGGCTCATTTGCCGATCAGAAGATCTGTCAGGGTTGTCCTCACAG GTATGAGTGTGAGGAATCCTTCACAACGTTAAATGTTGACATCAGGAACCACCAAAATCTCCTGGACTCTTTAGAACAGTATGTCAAAGGGGATTTACTGGAAGGAGCCAATGCTTACCACTGTGAGAAGTGTAACAAGAAG GTCGACACGGTGAAGCGTCTCCTCATCAAGAAACTCCCGCCGGTCTTGGCCATTCAGTTAAAGCGCTTCGATTATGATTGGGAGCGTGAGTGTGCGATTAAATTCAACGATTACTTCGAGTTCCCTCGTGAGCTGGACATGGAGCCTTATACGGTGGCAGGTGTGGCGAAGCTGGAGGGCGACGAGGTCCCGCTGGAGAGCCAGGTCATCCCCGAGAACTCTCCGACGGAGTCTGAGCCGAACGGCAGCTCCCGATACCGTCTGGTGGGTGTGCTGGTACACTCGGGACAGGCCAGCGGTGGACATTATTACTCTTACATCATTCAGCGTCATGGCAGCACCAGCGATGGCCTGAAAGACCGCTGGTATAAGTTTGACGACGGTGATGTAACAGAGTGTAAGATGGACGATGACGAGGAGATGAAAAACCAGTGCTTTGGTGGAGAGTACATGGGTGAGGTGTTTGACCACATGATGAAGCGAATGTCGTACCGGCGTCAAAAACGTTGGTGGAATGCTTACATTCTGTTCTATGAGCGCTTGGACGCTGCAGGGGGCGACGGCGAGCTGTTGAAGTACATTTCCGAACTGACGCTCGCGCCCCGGCCCAACCAGCCTAAAATGCCCCTGGCCATCGAGGCCAGCGTTCGCAAACAGAACGTGCAGTTCATGCACAGCCGCATGCAGTACAGCCTGGAGTATTTTCAGTTTGTTAAAAAGCTGCTGACGTGTAACAGTGTCTACCTGAACCCTCCTCCAG GTCAAGATCATCTTTTACCAGAAGCTGAAGAGATAGCCATGATAAGTATTCAGCTTGCTGCTAGGTTTCTCTTCAGCACAGGATTCCACACGAAGAAGGTTGTTCGAGGCCCTGCTAGTGACTG GTACGACGCTTTGTGCGTCCTCCTGCGTCACAGTAAAAACGTCCGCAGCTGGTTCGCACACAATGTCCTGTTTGCCTTTCCCACGCGGTTCTCGGAGTACCTGCTGGAGTGCCCAAGTGCCGAGGTCCGCGGTGCTTTTGCCAAGCTGGTAGTTTTCATCGCACACTTTTCACTGCAAGACGGACCCTGTCCCGCCCCCGTCACCTCATCCACAAAG CAGGCCTGTGACAGTGGAACCCTGAGCGATCATCTGTTACAAGCAGTGCTGAACTTACTGAGGAGAGAAGTGTCAGAACACGGACGCCACCTTCAGCAGTACTTCAATCTCTTTGTCATGTACGCCAATCTGG GGTTGGCAGAGAAGACGCAGCTTTTGACGTTGAGCATGCCAGCCACGTTCATGCTGGTGGCGCTGGATGAAGGTCCTGGTCCTCCCATCAAATATCAGTACGCAGAGCTGGGTAAACTCTACGCGGTTGTGTCGCAGCTGGTGCGCTGCTGTGACATTTTTTCACGCATGCAGTCCTCCATTAACG GTAACCCGCCACTGCCAAACCCGTGCGGTGACCCCAGCCTCACCGCTCCCATAATGCCGCTGCAACAACTGGTGGCTGAGATCCTGTTTGTGCGCACAAGCTATGTGAAGAAGATCATCGAGGACTGCAGTAACTCTGAGGAGACGGTGAAACTGCTGCGCTTCTGCTGCTGGGAGAATCCTCAGTTCTCTTCCACAGTTCTCAGTGAACTGCTCTGGCAG GTGGCGTATTCCTACACTTACGAGTTGAGGCCGTACCTGGACCTGCTGCTTCAGATTCTTCTGATCGAGGACTCGTGGCAGACGCACAG GATCCACAATGTTCTGAAGGGCATTCCTGATGACCGCGATGGCCTTTTTGACACCATCCAGCGCTCTAAAAACCATTATCAGAAACGGGCCTATCAGTGCATTAAGTGTATGGTGGCGCTTTTCACCAACTGCTCTGTGGCTTATCAGATCTTACAG AGTAACGGCGATCTGAAGAGAAAGTGGACATGGGCAGTGGAATGGCTGGGTGATGAGTTGGAGAGGAGGCCGTACACTGGAAATCCTCAATACAGCTACAACAACTGGTCTCCTCCAGTACAGAGCAATGAGACGTCTAACGGATATTTTCTAGAACGCTCTCACAGCGCCCGCATGACTTTGGCCAAGGCCTGTGAACTCTGTCCTGAAGAG GAGCCAGATGATCAGGAAGCACCTGATGATCATGACGCTTCGCCCCCTGAAGACACCACCCTGTACCCTCACTCGTCCGGGACGCAATATCAGCAG CCTAATAATCACCCTCACGGGCAGCCCTACACCGGTCCGGCCGCCCAGCATATGAATAACCCCCAGCAGCCCCCTCAGAGGCCTCAGGAGAGCTGGGAGGGAACGGAAGAGACGGCCCCCATCCAGACCGAAGAGTAG